The following are encoded together in the Kribbella sp. CA-293567 genome:
- a CDS encoding sigma-70 family RNA polymerase sigma factor produces the protein MPTSRQRRRSTTEYDLSRDDGLRAAYAEHGAELYRFALRQLDDEGAATDVVQETFVRAWRAADRFDPSLASLRVWLFAIARNLVVDESRRRAARPVTPQPHELLTELGPATDSADDRAVMSWLVEEALSRIRPEARSALVETYLRGRPYDEVAAEQGVPVGTLRSRVFYGLKALRLAMDEMGVEL, from the coding sequence GTGCCCACATCCCGCCAGCGGCGGAGATCGACGACGGAGTACGACCTCAGTCGCGATGACGGCCTCCGCGCCGCCTATGCCGAGCACGGCGCGGAGCTCTATCGCTTCGCGTTGCGGCAACTCGACGACGAGGGCGCGGCGACGGACGTCGTCCAGGAGACCTTCGTCCGTGCTTGGCGAGCAGCCGACCGGTTCGATCCGTCCCTGGCGAGTCTGCGGGTCTGGTTGTTCGCCATCGCGCGCAACCTGGTGGTCGACGAGTCACGCCGCCGGGCCGCCAGGCCGGTCACGCCGCAGCCGCATGAGCTGCTGACCGAGCTGGGTCCGGCGACCGACAGTGCCGACGATCGGGCGGTGATGAGCTGGCTGGTCGAGGAAGCGCTGAGCCGGATCCGCCCGGAGGCACGCTCGGCGCTGGTGGAGACCTATCTGCGCGGACGCCCGTACGACGAGGTCGCCGCCGAGCAGGGAGTCCCGGTCGGCACCTTGCGGAGCAGGGTTTTCTACGGGCTCAAGGCGCTGCGACTGGCGATGGACGAGATGGGAGTGGAGCTGTGA
- a CDS encoding three-helix bundle dimerization domain-containing protein — translation MDRSDEDRAIAEAAERLTKTFPDVSPDTVQNAVAESRPEFDGNPIRDFVPLFVERAAKQRLRRLVSSSS, via the coding sequence ATGGACCGCTCAGACGAAGACCGCGCCATCGCCGAAGCAGCCGAGCGACTCACCAAGACGTTCCCCGACGTCTCCCCCGACACCGTCCAGAACGCCGTCGCGGAGAGCCGCCCGGAGTTCGACGGCAACCCGATCCGCGATTTCGTCCCGCTCTTCGTGGAACGCGCGGCGAAGCAGAGGCTGCGGAGGTTGGTCAGCAGCAGTTCGTAG
- a CDS encoding DUF4394 domain-containing protein — MKRTLAAVVALGTMFAAGLTAVPAASATGGSAAPDLYLLESSGSLSVRDSARPLFAEHRVKVRGLKAHDRLVGIDVRPATGQLYAIGKSGQLYTLDVRSGRATAVGTAAAGAVGATVGFDFNPTVDRIRLVQSSGRNLRLHPDTGAVAGVDGTLAYAAGGSAPKVAAAGYTDSFAGATTTGLYGLDARRDTLVTQGTLPGTTPAVSPNTGQLFTVGRLGADISAVNGFDISGKARQAGSFNPRDYTAIAAVQGDHGLFRGSKLVRVDLRTGRTTPLLALGLGEVIGLAYAAR; from the coding sequence ATGAAGAGAACGCTGGCAGCGGTTGTTGCTCTCGGCACCATGTTCGCCGCGGGCCTGACCGCCGTACCGGCCGCGTCGGCGACCGGGGGAAGTGCGGCGCCCGACCTCTATCTGCTCGAGAGCAGCGGATCCCTGAGCGTCCGGGACTCGGCGCGGCCGTTGTTCGCCGAGCACCGGGTCAAGGTCCGTGGCCTCAAGGCGCACGACCGGCTCGTTGGTATCGACGTCCGGCCGGCGACCGGTCAGCTGTACGCGATCGGCAAGTCCGGCCAGCTGTACACGCTGGACGTCAGGTCCGGACGCGCGACCGCTGTCGGTACGGCGGCCGCAGGTGCTGTCGGCGCCACCGTCGGATTCGACTTCAACCCGACCGTCGACCGCATCCGGCTCGTTCAGAGCAGCGGCCGCAACCTGCGGCTGCACCCCGACACCGGCGCGGTCGCGGGGGTCGACGGCACGCTCGCCTACGCGGCCGGCGGTTCGGCGCCGAAGGTCGCGGCGGCCGGCTACACCGACAGCTTCGCCGGTGCGACGACGACCGGACTGTACGGTCTCGACGCCCGCCGCGACACTCTCGTCACCCAAGGCACCCTGCCGGGCACCACCCCGGCGGTCTCGCCGAACACCGGCCAACTCTTCACCGTCGGCCGCCTCGGCGCCGACATCTCGGCCGTGAACGGGTTCGACATCAGCGGCAAGGCCCGCCAGGCCGGGTCCTTCAACCCGCGCGACTACACCGCGATCGCTGCCGTACAAGGCGATCACGGCTTGTTCCGGGGCTCGAAGCTGGTGCGGGTCGACCTGCGCACCGGCCGTACCACGCCGTTGCTGGCGCTCGGACTGGGCGAGGTCATCGGCCTCGCGTACGCCGCTCGCTGA
- a CDS encoding fasciclin domain-containing protein, which yields MSQTIKRVVLAASAVSLLFATAACGGGDDSSSSSSPSASTSTSTSAPAETPSASASMDNAAGLVGPGCADYAKANPTGAGSVDGMAAAPVATAASGNPLLKTLVAAVSGKLNPKVDLVSTLNGGEFTVFAPIDSAFAKIPAATINTLKTDSALLSSILTYHVVPGQLDPAAVVGKQTTVQKGAVTVTGSGDTLMVNNAKVVCGGVKTANATVYLIDTVLMPPAA from the coding sequence ATGTCGCAGACCATCAAGCGTGTCGTTCTGGCCGCTTCCGCCGTTTCGTTGCTGTTCGCAACCGCTGCCTGTGGTGGCGGCGACGACAGCTCCAGCAGCAGCTCTCCCTCGGCCAGCACTTCCACCTCGACCTCGGCCCCGGCCGAGACGCCGTCGGCGTCGGCCTCGATGGACAACGCCGCCGGTCTGGTCGGCCCGGGCTGCGCCGACTACGCCAAGGCCAACCCGACCGGCGCCGGCTCGGTCGACGGCATGGCCGCCGCCCCGGTCGCCACCGCCGCGTCGGGTAACCCGCTGCTCAAGACCCTGGTCGCCGCGGTCTCGGGCAAGCTGAACCCGAAGGTCGACCTGGTCTCGACCCTGAACGGTGGCGAGTTCACCGTGTTCGCCCCGATCGACTCGGCGTTCGCGAAGATCCCGGCCGCGACGATCAACACCTTGAAGACCGACTCGGCGCTGCTGTCGTCGATCCTGACCTACCACGTCGTCCCCGGCCAGCTCGACCCGGCCGCGGTCGTTGGTAAGCAGACCACCGTGCAGAAGGGCGCCGTCACCGTCACCGGTTCCGGTGACACCTTGATGGTCAACAACGCCAAGGTCGTCTGTGGTGGCGTGAAGACCGCCAACGCGACGGTTTACCTGATCGACACCGTGCTGATGCCGCCGGCGGCCTGA
- a CDS encoding alpha/beta hydrolase gives MSTQSSKTPIVLVHGLWMTPKSWDTWAEHFRAQGHEVIVPGWPGIDDRSVADIRSNPEPLKGVGLRQIADHYEAIIRALPVKPIIMGHSFGGVLTQMLADRGLGAAYVGVEPGQTAGVVSLPLSTLWTGFPILSNPFGKNGAKPLSKRHFHFTFGNDLSRAESDKLWEQYAVNSYNRVFFEGVSSVLNEKSGVTKVDYARPDRAPLLVIVGEIDHVVPPAIGKALVAKYQKSGSPAVVELKQFPGRTHRIVSQDGWQEVADYALDWAVSHTRP, from the coding sequence ATGTCGACTCAGAGCAGCAAGACCCCGATCGTCCTGGTCCACGGACTGTGGATGACGCCGAAGAGCTGGGACACCTGGGCGGAGCACTTCCGCGCTCAGGGTCACGAGGTGATCGTGCCCGGCTGGCCCGGCATCGACGACCGCAGCGTCGCCGACATCCGCTCGAACCCCGAACCGCTCAAGGGCGTCGGGCTCCGGCAGATCGCCGACCACTACGAGGCGATCATCCGGGCGCTGCCGGTGAAGCCGATCATCATGGGCCACTCGTTCGGCGGCGTACTGACCCAGATGCTCGCCGACCGCGGTCTCGGCGCGGCGTACGTCGGGGTCGAGCCGGGCCAGACGGCCGGCGTCGTCTCCCTCCCGCTCTCGACGCTGTGGACCGGGTTCCCGATCCTGTCGAACCCCTTCGGCAAGAACGGCGCGAAACCGCTCTCCAAGCGGCACTTCCACTTCACCTTCGGCAACGACCTCTCGCGCGCCGAGTCCGACAAGCTCTGGGAGCAGTACGCCGTGAACTCCTACAACCGGGTCTTCTTCGAAGGCGTCAGTTCGGTACTGAACGAGAAGTCCGGCGTCACCAAGGTCGACTACGCCCGCCCCGACCGGGCGCCGCTGCTGGTCATCGTCGGCGAGATCGACCACGTCGTCCCGCCCGCGATCGGCAAGGCGCTGGTCGCGAAGTACCAGAAGTCCGGCAGCCCGGCGGTGGTGGAACTGAAGCAGTTCCCCGGCCGCACCCACCGGATCGTCAGCCAGGACGGCTGGCAAGAGGTCGCCGACTACGCCCTCGACTGGGCGGTCTCGCACACCCGTCCGTAG
- a CDS encoding GTP-binding protein LepA: protein MTPERTPAARRSRRGRRRPFSVERRLTEHVDKLAEEHPPIPVDSADYSMVRPRLLAEQFGPVVTYMSRVELEVERNVLELNLLLPDPPAVDKHFYADVWLPQETHHGLLLDRLQSLAGLPQATPDLTHVSFDFRLLGQLGRWNAIQDVSRMLYYLTGVATEQSAILAYNKLHHGLLELGEKAVASTIIAPIRRQEPGHFAYYKIAAQGLWSEIAPWQKWLVRTLRRYTFEPVGAYTKKQWAQFGDVMHHLGITTGGEEELLRYAQQIGRFELELMWAHRQGLRVPTYVLDSLRSAARLAAAAAGPEMRRA from the coding sequence ATGACCCCGGAACGTACTCCGGCCGCGCGGCGTAGCCGGCGTGGACGGCGGCGGCCGTTCTCGGTCGAGCGCCGGCTGACCGAGCACGTCGACAAGCTGGCCGAGGAGCATCCGCCGATCCCGGTGGACAGCGCCGACTACTCGATGGTCAGGCCGCGGCTGCTCGCCGAGCAGTTCGGCCCGGTGGTCACCTACATGTCGCGGGTCGAGCTGGAGGTCGAGCGGAACGTGCTCGAGCTCAACCTGCTGTTACCCGATCCGCCTGCCGTGGACAAGCACTTCTACGCCGACGTGTGGCTCCCGCAGGAGACCCATCACGGCCTGTTGCTGGACCGCCTGCAGTCACTGGCCGGTCTGCCGCAGGCGACGCCGGACCTTACCCATGTCTCCTTCGACTTCCGGCTGCTCGGCCAGCTCGGGCGCTGGAACGCGATCCAGGACGTCAGCCGGATGCTCTACTACCTGACCGGTGTCGCCACCGAGCAGTCGGCGATCCTCGCGTACAACAAACTCCACCACGGTCTGCTGGAGCTGGGCGAGAAGGCGGTGGCCTCGACCATCATCGCGCCGATCCGCCGCCAGGAGCCCGGCCACTTCGCCTACTACAAGATCGCCGCCCAGGGGCTGTGGTCCGAGATCGCGCCCTGGCAGAAGTGGCTGGTCCGGACCCTGCGCCGCTACACCTTCGAGCCGGTCGGCGCGTACACGAAGAAGCAGTGGGCGCAGTTCGGTGACGTCATGCACCACCTCGGTATCACCACCGGTGGCGAGGAGGAGCTGCTCCGGTACGCCCAGCAGATCGGCCGCTTCGAGCTCGAGCTGATGTGGGCCCACCGGCAGGGGCTGCGCGTCCCGACGTACGTGCTGGACTCGCTGAGGTCCGCCGCCCGCCTGGCCGCCGCGGCCGCCGGCCCCGAGATGCGCCGAGCCTGA
- a CDS encoding alpha/beta fold hydrolase, producing the protein MLLPVTSYGESGSPVVVMHGLFGSGRNWMTAARRLASEHRVYAFDLRNHGSSPHTETMSYPEMAADVFETITELGVGPVGLVGHSMGGKTAMLTALHHPEVVDRLVVVDAAPVVYPPAFVAYAQAMRNADLSTVQRRADVDAQLVDAVESPGTRAFLLQNLVLDETGARWKPNLPVIEAALPAISGWPDGESGVYDGPTLFVYGGKSNYVQADFQPTIKRYFPQVQYAEIAEAGHWVHAERLDDFLAAVTPFLA; encoded by the coding sequence ATGCTGCTTCCGGTTACGTCGTACGGCGAGAGTGGTTCGCCGGTCGTCGTCATGCACGGGTTGTTCGGCTCGGGACGGAACTGGATGACGGCCGCCCGCCGGCTCGCGTCGGAGCACCGGGTCTACGCCTTCGACCTGCGCAACCACGGAAGCTCGCCGCACACCGAGACGATGAGCTACCCGGAGATGGCCGCGGACGTCTTCGAGACGATCACCGAGCTCGGCGTCGGGCCGGTCGGTCTGGTCGGGCACTCGATGGGCGGCAAGACGGCGATGCTCACCGCGCTGCATCATCCGGAAGTGGTGGATCGACTGGTGGTGGTCGATGCTGCGCCGGTTGTCTACCCGCCGGCGTTCGTCGCTTATGCCCAGGCGATGCGCAACGCTGACCTCTCCACCGTGCAGCGTCGCGCTGACGTCGACGCGCAGTTGGTGGATGCCGTCGAATCACCCGGCACCCGGGCCTTCCTGCTGCAGAACCTGGTCCTCGACGAAACCGGCGCGCGGTGGAAGCCGAACCTGCCGGTCATCGAAGCCGCGCTACCCGCCATCTCGGGTTGGCCCGACGGCGAGAGCGGTGTGTACGACGGGCCGACGCTGTTCGTGTACGGCGGCAAGTCGAACTATGTCCAGGCCGACTTCCAGCCGACCATCAAGCGGTACTTCCCGCAGGTCCAGTACGCCGAGATCGCCGAGGCCGGCCACTGGGTGCATGCGGAGCGCCTCGACGACTTCCTCGCCGCTGTCACTCCATTCCTCGCCTGA
- a CDS encoding TetR/AcrR family transcriptional regulator: MAPSSIPRRPSEARERLIRVATELFYREGIHAVGVDRLVAEAQVTRATFYRHFPSKEDLVLAYLQSEDADIRGAFAAAEQSGAEPRPLVGLVIQALADDVERQHTRGCPFINAAAEYPDASSPIRLRIAEHREWFRATLEHLMTAADLPDPAEKARILVLLRDAAMVGGYLDGAKTIRPTFERTARDTLALDPPQPS; the protein is encoded by the coding sequence ATGGCACCCTCCAGCATCCCGCGACGCCCGTCCGAGGCCCGGGAACGCCTGATCCGCGTGGCGACCGAGCTCTTCTACCGCGAAGGCATCCATGCCGTCGGGGTCGACCGTCTCGTCGCCGAGGCCCAGGTCACCCGGGCGACCTTCTACCGCCACTTCCCGAGCAAGGAAGATCTCGTCCTGGCCTACCTGCAGAGCGAGGACGCCGACATCCGGGGCGCGTTCGCCGCCGCGGAGCAGTCGGGCGCCGAGCCACGGCCCCTGGTCGGTCTGGTCATCCAGGCGCTGGCCGACGACGTGGAGCGCCAGCACACCCGCGGTTGCCCGTTCATCAACGCGGCCGCGGAGTACCCGGACGCATCGTCGCCGATCCGGCTCCGGATCGCCGAGCACCGCGAGTGGTTCCGGGCCACCCTCGAACATCTGATGACCGCGGCGGACCTCCCCGACCCGGCCGAGAAGGCGCGCATCCTGGTCCTGCTCCGCGACGCCGCCATGGTCGGCGGCTACCTGGACGGCGCGAAGACGATCCGCCCCACCTTCGAACGCACCGCCCGCGACACCCTCGCGCTGGACCCACCGCAACCGAGCTGA
- a CDS encoding anti-sigma factor family protein translates to MNIDEHRRLRELLGAFALDQLSTAERTAVQAHLDGCAACRAELAAIAPLAGPLGLIDPARLDQAPAGPPDWLETSILTAIRAEPRRIRSRGRWLLSAAAAVVIGGAGAAAGYAVAPDPPKIPLEPVQVTAIAAGVRSTAAVVPHTWGMEIKLAGTGFEAGKRYHVVVLDEAGRIAPAGEFIGTGAKSMSCNLNSSVLRPDAAAFEVLDETDQVVLRGQV, encoded by the coding sequence GTGAACATCGACGAGCATCGCCGGCTACGAGAACTGCTGGGTGCCTTCGCCCTGGACCAGTTGAGTACCGCGGAGCGAACCGCCGTCCAGGCCCATCTCGACGGCTGCGCGGCCTGCCGTGCGGAACTCGCTGCGATCGCCCCGCTGGCCGGGCCCCTCGGCCTGATCGACCCGGCACGGCTGGACCAGGCGCCGGCCGGTCCGCCCGACTGGCTGGAGACCTCGATCCTCACCGCGATCAGGGCCGAACCCCGCCGCATCCGTTCGCGAGGACGATGGCTGCTGTCGGCCGCGGCTGCCGTGGTGATCGGTGGAGCGGGTGCCGCTGCCGGGTACGCCGTCGCTCCCGACCCACCCAAGATTCCGTTGGAGCCGGTCCAGGTGACCGCGATCGCCGCCGGGGTGCGGTCCACCGCGGCGGTGGTTCCGCACACCTGGGGGATGGAGATCAAGCTGGCCGGCACCGGCTTCGAGGCCGGCAAGCGGTACCACGTGGTGGTGCTCGACGAGGCCGGCCGGATCGCGCCGGCCGGCGAGTTCATCGGGACCGGCGCGAAGTCGATGTCCTGCAACCTCAACTCCTCCGTACTGCGCCCTGACGCGGCGGCGTTCGAGGTGCTCGACGAGACCGATCAGGTGGTGCTCCGAGGACAGGTCTGA